From a region of the Stenotrophomonas sp. BIO128-Bstrain genome:
- a CDS encoding PH domain-containing protein, translated as MSDLLDTPVPPPLPPSPAAPDWQPLPLRSASLAAFGGAIAGALLIGGAFGALWVVFDLPGRWWGAAGVVLLGALIGAALAFRRQRRTYWRLDAQGLGLRRDLLWQNETRVPTSRVQHLDLRRGPIERSAGLSTLVVHTAGSRFSAVTLSGLDSADAERLRDTLAHQLDQDDDAL; from the coding sequence TTGTCCGATCTCCTCGACACTCCCGTGCCGCCGCCCCTGCCGCCGTCGCCCGCCGCGCCGGACTGGCAACCGCTGCCGCTGCGTTCGGCCTCGCTGGCCGCCTTCGGTGGCGCGATCGCCGGCGCGCTGCTGATCGGCGGTGCGTTCGGTGCGCTGTGGGTGGTGTTCGATCTGCCGGGGCGCTGGTGGGGCGCGGCCGGCGTGGTGCTGCTGGGCGCACTGATCGGTGCCGCGCTCGCCTTCCGCCGCCAGCGCCGCACCTATTGGCGGCTTGATGCCCAAGGGCTCGGGCTGCGCCGTGACCTGCTCTGGCAGAACGAAACCCGCGTACCGACCTCGCGCGTGCAGCACCTGGATCTGCGGCGTGGCCCGATCGAACGCAGCGCCGGGTTGAGCACGCTGGTCGTGCATACCGCCGGCAGCCGCTTCAGCGCGGTCACACTCAGTGGCCTGGACAGCGCCGATGCCGAGCGCCTGCGCGATACCCTGGCGCACCAGCTGGACCAGGACGACGACGCCCTGTG